The Athene noctua chromosome 13, bAthNoc1.hap1.1, whole genome shotgun sequence genome has a segment encoding these proteins:
- the SKIC8 gene encoding superkiller complex protein 8, translating to MTTQYGILFKQEQAHDDAIWSVAWGKNKKDGSETVISGSLDDLVKVWKWNDEKLDLQWTLEGHQLGVVSVDISHTGSIAASSSLDAHIRLWDLETGKQIKSIDAGPVDAWSLAFSPDSQYLATGSHVGKVNIFGVETGKKEYSLDTRGKFILSIAYSPDGKYLASGAIDGIINIFDIATGKLLHTLEGHAMPIRSLTFSPDSQLLVTASDDGYIKIYDVQHANLAGTLSGHGSWVLNVAFCPDDTHFVSSSSDKSVKVWDAGTRTCVHTFFDHQDQVWGVKYNGNGSKIVSVGDDQEIHIYDCPV from the exons ATGACTACACAG tacGGTATTCTCTTCAAGCAAGAGCAAG CTCATGATGATGCCATTTGGTCAGTtgcctggggaaaaaataaaaaagatggtTCTGAAACAGTGATCTCTGGTTCTTTGGATGATCTAGTGAAGGTCTGGAAGTG GAATGATGAAAAATTGGATCTACAATGGACTTTGGAGGGTCACCAGCTGGGTGTGGTGTCTGTGGATATCAGCCACACAGGCTCCATTGCAGCATCCAGCTCCCTAGATGCCCATATTCGCCTCTGGGATTTAGAAACTGGCAAACAAATCAAGTCAATAGATGCTGGTCCTG TTGATGCTTGGTCCCTGGCTTTTTCACCTGATTCCCAGTACCTTGCAACAGGAAGTCATGTgggaaaagtaaatatttttggtgttgaaactggaaagaaagaatATTCTCTGGACACGAGAGGAAAGTTCATCCTTAGCATTGCATAT AGTCCAGATGGAAAATACTTAGCCAGTGGAGCGATAGATGGCATTATCAATATTTTTGATATTGCAACTGGAAAACTTCTGCATACGCTAGAAG GTCATGCCATGCCTATTCGttcactgacattttctccaGATTCTCAGTTACTTGTAACTGCTTCAGATGATGGCTATATCAAAATCTACGACGT GCAACATGCAAACTTGGCTGGCACATTAAGTGGTCATGGATCGTGGGTATTAAATGTAGCATTTTGTCCTGATGATACACATTTTGTTTCCAG ttcatcTGATAAAAGTGTAAAAGTTTGGGATGCTGGAACGAGAACCTGTGTTCATACTTTCTTTGACCACCAAGATCAG